One window of Microcoleus vaginatus PCC 9802 genomic DNA carries:
- the pyrR gene encoding bifunctional pyr operon transcriptional regulator/uracil phosphoribosyltransferase PyrR, with amino-acid sequence MTTIIEILSPDEVRRTLTRVASQIVEKSGNPSELVLLGIHSRGVPLAQILADQIEVLEQVKVPVGALDITFYRDDLDRVAMRTPAKTEIPFDLTGKTVVLVDDVIYKGRTSRAALNAVNDYGRPEKIWLAVLVDRGHREVPIQPDFTGKKLPTAKEEQVKVYVQELDGRDGVELIKG; translated from the coding sequence ATGACTACAATTATCGAAATTTTATCCCCTGATGAAGTGAGGCGCACTCTCACCCGCGTCGCTTCCCAGATTGTCGAAAAATCAGGGAATCCCTCGGAGTTAGTGCTGTTGGGCATTCATAGTAGAGGAGTGCCTTTAGCTCAAATTTTGGCAGATCAAATTGAAGTTCTCGAACAAGTCAAAGTACCCGTGGGCGCTTTAGATATTACCTTTTACCGAGATGACTTGGATCGAGTTGCGATGCGGACACCGGCTAAAACAGAAATTCCTTTCGATTTGACGGGCAAAACCGTGGTGTTGGTAGATGACGTTATATATAAAGGCAGAACGAGTCGAGCGGCTTTGAATGCGGTCAACGATTACGGGCGGCCGGAGAAAATTTGGTTAGCGGTATTAGTCGATCGTGGCCACCGAGAAGTACCGATTCAGCCGGATTTTACGGGTAAAAAGTTGCCGACTGCAAAGGAAGAACAAGTTAAGGTTTACGTTCAAGAACTCGACGGGCGCGACGGAGTGGAGTTAATTAAGGGTTGA
- a CDS encoding cobalamin biosynthesis protein, with the protein MMPDEFPVLILAAVLDYSIGDPWGWPHPVQAMGWAIERYTRLVFNIWNNPAGKMPEAEDRPAGDQHKLLLRCAGTILAIGLIVGSYTVSWLLVQAASWVHPLLGIALDTILLASCFAGRSLRAAAEDVLAPLNVGNLVKARERLSLYVGRDTENLSEPEILRALLETVTENAVDGVTAPLFYALLGFALPHLLLSVTAGPIDPNSMWASAIVPLAIAYKAASTLDSTIGYKEAPYTDLGWFSAKLEDVLTWIPCRLTVITLALISGKPIYIWQICQRDAVKDASPNSGWSECVYAAILGVQLGGTNSYRGVLKHKPLLGEPIHPITAPLIGQALQLTRYCFLIWLGLSLLFYTLLCLSC; encoded by the coding sequence ATGATGCCGGATGAATTTCCTGTTTTGATTTTAGCTGCGGTGTTGGATTATTCGATCGGCGATCCTTGGGGTTGGCCACATCCCGTGCAGGCGATGGGTTGGGCGATCGAGCGCTATACTCGACTTGTCTTTAATATATGGAATAATCCCGCAGGCAAAATGCCTGAAGCAGAGGATCGTCCCGCTGGCGATCAGCACAAACTGCTGTTACGATGTGCTGGTACAATACTAGCGATCGGGCTGATTGTAGGCAGTTATACTGTCAGTTGGTTGCTCGTCCAAGCTGCTAGTTGGGTGCATCCTCTTTTAGGTATTGCCCTAGACACCATTTTGCTGGCAAGCTGTTTTGCAGGTCGCAGTTTGAGGGCGGCTGCAGAGGATGTGCTAGCACCTTTAAATGTTGGAAATTTAGTCAAGGCGCGAGAAAGGTTGAGCCTTTACGTCGGCCGGGATACCGAAAACTTATCCGAGCCAGAAATTCTGCGAGCATTGTTAGAAACGGTAACAGAGAATGCAGTCGATGGTGTGACAGCACCGCTATTTTATGCCTTACTTGGGTTCGCTCTGCCGCATCTATTATTAAGTGTTACCGCTGGGCCGATCGATCCTAACTCGATGTGGGCGAGTGCGATCGTCCCCTTGGCGATCGCTTACAAAGCAGCCAGCACATTAGATTCTACGATCGGCTACAAAGAAGCGCCATACACAGATTTAGGATGGTTTAGCGCCAAACTAGAAGACGTGCTGACGTGGATTCCTTGCCGGCTAACAGTGATTACTTTAGCCCTTATATCTGGCAAACCGATTTACATTTGGCAAATTTGTCAGAGAGATGCTGTTAAAGATGCCAGCCCCAATTCCGGTTGGAGCGAGTGCGTTTACGCCGCCATCTTGGGAGTACAACTAGGAGGTACCAATTCCTATCGCGGAGTTCTCAAACACAAACCGCTCTTAGGCGAGCCGATTCACCCGATCACAGCGCCGCTAATTGGCCAAGCATTGCAATTAACTCGGTATTGCTTTCTGATTTGGTTGGGACTATCATTGCTTTTTTATACCTTATTATGTTTGAGCTGCTAA
- a CDS encoding GFA family protein translates to MDATLVTYFGGCHCGAVRFRVAVDKHEASDCNCSICKKKGFLHLIVPPERFTLLSGEDVLTTYTFNTGTAQHTFCRICGIHSFYRPRSHPDHFDVNVRCLDDYAIEHFQILPFDGVNWEQNVHLLRDESNLSS, encoded by the coding sequence ATGGACGCAACACTTGTTACCTACTTTGGCGGCTGTCACTGCGGAGCTGTCCGCTTCCGTGTCGCCGTTGACAAACACGAAGCATCTGATTGCAACTGCTCTATCTGTAAAAAGAAAGGATTTTTGCACCTCATTGTGCCGCCGGAACGTTTTACCTTGCTCAGTGGCGAAGATGTTTTGACCACCTATACATTTAATACAGGAACTGCTCAACATACTTTCTGCCGAATTTGCGGCATTCACTCGTTCTATCGCCCCCGATCGCATCCCGATCATTTCGATGTCAACGTCCGCTGTCTTGACGACTATGCCATCGAACACTTTCAGATCCTACCCTTTGACGGTGTTAATTGGGAGCAGAACGTACACTTGCTCCGCGACGAAAGTAATCTCAGCAGTTAA